A window of Limosilactobacillus sp. WILCCON 0051 genomic DNA:
CGTGCGGGAAAAAGCCAGCCTAGCTTACTATGCATCCAGTCAGCTGCGTTTGTTCAGCAGTCATCTGGCAATTCAGACGGGGATCGATGCCAAAAACTATCATCAGGCGCGGCAATTGATTGAGGCTCAGGTCAAGGCAGTTCAGCAGGGTGATTTTAGCGAAACGGTCATGCAGGAAGTCAAGGATGCCTTGATCAACCAGTATCAGACTGGGCTGGATGCTCCTGGCGGCATTGTTGAGCATTGGCTGGTTGACTGTATGAGTAATCGACTGCCGGCAGAAAACGTTATTGAATCACTGCAGCAGGTGACTAAAGAACAGGTTGCCGATTTAGCTAAAAAGCTTCAGCTGCAGGCAGTCTATTTTTTGGATGGTGAGGAATAATGCAGCAATTCAAATATTCAGAATTCAATCAAAACGTGTACCAAAAGCAGCTGGATAATGGCCTTTTGGTAACATTGCTGCCAATGGAAGGCTTTCATAAGACCTATGCTGTTTTGTCGACTGAATTTGGCTCAATTGATAATGCATTCGTGCCTGATCAAAAAAATGAGCTGTTGACGGTTCCTGATGGCGTGGCCCACTTTTTAGAGCATAAGATGTTTGAAAAGGCCGATCATGACGCGTTTGATCTATTTGGCAAGCTGGGAGCCGACGCCAATGCCTTTACCAGCTTTACGCAGACGCGCTATCTGTTTTCAACGACTGCTCACCTCCACGAAAATCTAGATGTACTGCTTGATTTTGTTCAGGATCCATATTTTACTGAACAAACTGTCAATAAGGAAAAGGGAATCATTGGCCAAGAAATCACCATGTATAATGATGATCCCAGCTGGCGTTTATATCTTGGGATGCTGGGCAACCTGTATCCTAATGATCCGATGCACATTGACATTGCCGGCACCCAAGAATCGATCCAAAAGATTACGGCACCGATTCTTTATGATGCCTATCGCACCTTTTATCAACCAGCCAATATGAATCTGTTTGTTGCTGGACGACTTGATGTTGAGCAGGTTTTAGCGTGGGTTGAGCAAAATCAGGCAGTCAAGCATTTTGATGAGCCCAAGCTGCCTAAGCGAACCGCGGTAATCAGCGATCCGACTGCCAACGACGTCATTCCGTTTCGTACATTAACGATGGCAGTTGAGCGGCCTAAGGTAATGGTTGGACTGCGCGGTATTCAAAGTTTTGAAAACGGTAAGGAGCGGCTGCTTTATAAATGGCGGATCAATCTTTTACTGGCAATGCTGTTTGATGAGACGTCAGCCAACTTTTTACGTTTGTATGATACTGGTGTTATAGACGATTCTTTTAATTATAATTTTGAGATTCAGCGCGGCTTTCATTTGGCAACCTTTAGCACGGATACTGATCAAATGGAGCAGTTTGCCGATGCCATGATTCAGATTCTAAAAGAGGCGCCTGAACAGCTGGCAGCAGTGAAAAATCAGTTTGAAGACGTAAAGCATGCGATGCTGGGCCGCTTGATCAACCAGCTGGACTCACCGGAAAACATTGCAATGCTGTACGGCGGCAGCTATTTTGATCATGCAACGCTGCTGGATGAAATTGAGATTTTGCGCAGTATTGATTATGATGAGCTGGCAATTGCCATTGATCAATTCATCAAACCAGAGCGGCTCTCGGTCTATCAAATCGTACCGCCAACGAAATAAGCGTTTCTTAAAATTTGCCGTCGTGATAGTATGCTATACTATTTTAGGTTATGGACTAATTTAAAATTTAAAAGAATGAGGATTAGGTATGAGTGAAAACGAAGAAAAACGACCAGAAGTTGGTAAAAAGCTTCATGATGCTCGGGTAGCCAAGGGATATACCTTAGACGACCTGCAGCAGGCGACCAAGATTCAAAAACGCTATTTGATTGCCATCGAAGACGAAAAGTTTGATGAACTGCCTGGCGATTTCTATGTTCGGGCATTCGTCAAGCAGTATGCTGATACGGTTGGTCTGGACGGCGAGGATCTGTTAAAAGAATACGATGACGATCTGCCTAAAGCCAAGACTGATGAATATTCAGAGCATATTGCTCAAGCCGTTGAGACGCGGGCAACTTCCAAACGCAAGCTTACTAAGGTTAACGATGCCAGAAAGTATCTGCCAACAGTGATTGCGATCGTCATCGTCGTTATTGTTTTGGCAGCAATTTGGCTGACGGCAATCGTTAGAGGTCATCGTGATTCTTCGACCAAGATTGACAACAGTTCGGTCAAGGTTTCAGGTGAATCAAGCAAGAAGTCTTCCAGCTCAAGCAAAAAGAAGTCATCGTCCAGCTCAAAGAAGACGTCCAGCAGCATCAAGCTGACGGCTTCAACGCGGACCAGCAGTGCAGTTACGTTTACCGGTGATGCCTTAACCAAAGACACGACCTTGACGATCAAGACTTCCGGACAAGCCTGGAATGCCGTAACGGTTGATAACTCACAGCGTTTAAGCAAGACGATGAGCGCCAACCAAACTGAAAAAATCAATATTGCCAAAAACGCCCAAACGATCGTCTTGACGCTTGGCAATGCCAGCGCCACTACGGTCAAGCTTGGCAACACCACGGTTGATCTGACGCAGAACAACACTTATCCAAACACACGGACGGTTACGATTAAGCTTGGCAATACTACGCAATCGTCTTCGGCTTCTTCAACCTCTTCATCTGCCGTGACGACCAGTACTTCGCAAAGTACGTCTTCAACTGCTGGATCAGGCACGACGTCTGGGGTTGCATCAACCTCATCAACACAGACGAGCGTATCCAGTACGCGTTAATTTAGTGAAATAGGGGGAAGTTTCGTTGAATTTACCAAACAAATTAACCATCGTTAGGCTGATTATTATTCCATTTTTCCTGATCTTAATGGTAGTGCCATTTGGTTGGGGCAGCGTTGCGTTTTGGGGTGCTACGATTCCAGTTGCCGAACTGATTGCGGCGATTCTGTTTATTGCGGCCACGATTACTGATAATCTGGATGGCCGAATTGCGCGTCGTGACCATTTAGTAACCAATTTCGGTAAGTTTGCCGATCCATTAGCTGATAAGCTGTTGGTAATGACTGCTTTTATCGTCCTGACGGGACAAGGGGTCGTACCTTCCTGGGTAACCGCTATTATTATTTGGCGTGAGCTTTCGGTAACAGGACTGCGTCTATTG
This region includes:
- the yfmH gene encoding EF-P 5-aminopentanol modification-associated protein YfmH, coding for MQQFKYSEFNQNVYQKQLDNGLLVTLLPMEGFHKTYAVLSTEFGSIDNAFVPDQKNELLTVPDGVAHFLEHKMFEKADHDAFDLFGKLGADANAFTSFTQTRYLFSTTAHLHENLDVLLDFVQDPYFTEQTVNKEKGIIGQEITMYNDDPSWRLYLGMLGNLYPNDPMHIDIAGTQESIQKITAPILYDAYRTFYQPANMNLFVAGRLDVEQVLAWVEQNQAVKHFDEPKLPKRTAVISDPTANDVIPFRTLTMAVERPKVMVGLRGIQSFENGKERLLYKWRINLLLAMLFDETSANFLRLYDTGVIDDSFNYNFEIQRGFHLATFSTDTDQMEQFADAMIQILKEAPEQLAAVKNQFEDVKHAMLGRLINQLDSPENIAMLYGGSYFDHATLLDEIEILRSIDYDELAIAIDQFIKPERLSVYQIVPPTK
- a CDS encoding RodZ domain-containing protein is translated as MSENEEKRPEVGKKLHDARVAKGYTLDDLQQATKIQKRYLIAIEDEKFDELPGDFYVRAFVKQYADTVGLDGEDLLKEYDDDLPKAKTDEYSEHIAQAVETRATSKRKLTKVNDARKYLPTVIAIVIVVIVLAAIWLTAIVRGHRDSSTKIDNSSVKVSGESSKKSSSSSKKKSSSSSKKTSSSIKLTASTRTSSAVTFTGDALTKDTTLTIKTSGQAWNAVTVDNSQRLSKTMSANQTEKINIAKNAQTIVLTLGNASATTVKLGNTTVDLTQNNTYPNTRTVTIKLGNTTQSSSASSTSSSAVTTSTSQSTSSTAGSGTTSGVASTSSTQTSVSSTR
- the pgsA gene encoding CDP-diacylglycerol--glycerol-3-phosphate 3-phosphatidyltransferase, with amino-acid sequence MNLPNKLTIVRLIIIPFFLILMVVPFGWGSVAFWGATIPVAELIAAILFIAATITDNLDGRIARRDHLVTNFGKFADPLADKLLVMTAFIVLTGQGVVPSWVTAIIIWRELSVTGLRLLLVEQNGTVLAAKMPGKIKTTTQFIAIIFLLLHNVIFAIWNIPFGQIMLYICLFFTVYSGIDYFVKGRGVFADGFK